The Nocardia arthritidis genome has a window encoding:
- a CDS encoding helix-turn-helix domain-containing protein yields MTTALHPNGFAKQLRHWRTLRRVSQLDLAIRADTSQRYLSFLEQGRSHPGRTMVIRLAESLDLSLRERNALLLAAGYAPIFPESDFDKPELAPVRDALRTILDGHLPYPAIVVRPHGILLAANAAFDVFSEGAAPELLEPPISILRLALHPDGLAKRVLNLPEWGRHITENLRARALRSPDPELDELIAELEGYLPELNPGPDHLGFAVPLRLRGDDGELRLITTFTSFATAADITLNELFLEAFLPADAQTAAILRARAERRSDAALLN; encoded by the coding sequence ATGACGACAGCGCTGCACCCCAACGGCTTCGCGAAACAGCTGCGACACTGGCGCACCCTGCGCCGGGTCAGCCAGCTGGATCTGGCCATTCGCGCCGACACCAGCCAGCGCTACCTGAGCTTCCTGGAACAGGGCCGGTCGCACCCGGGCCGCACCATGGTCATCCGGCTGGCCGAATCGCTGGATCTCTCGCTACGCGAACGCAATGCGCTGCTGCTCGCCGCCGGTTACGCGCCGATCTTCCCGGAATCGGATTTCGACAAACCGGAGCTGGCTCCGGTGCGCGACGCGCTGCGGACGATCCTCGACGGACACCTTCCCTATCCGGCGATCGTCGTTCGCCCGCACGGCATTCTGCTCGCCGCCAATGCCGCATTCGATGTGTTCAGCGAGGGCGCCGCACCGGAGTTGCTGGAACCGCCGATCAGTATTCTGCGGCTCGCGCTGCACCCCGACGGACTGGCCAAGCGGGTACTCAACCTGCCGGAATGGGGCAGGCACATCACCGAGAACCTGCGCGCCCGCGCGCTGCGCAGCCCGGATCCGGAACTCGACGAACTCATCGCCGAGCTGGAAGGCTATCTGCCGGAACTGAATCCGGGCCCCGACCACCTCGGCTTCGCGGTGCCGCTGCGGTTGCGCGGCGACGACGGTGAACTGCGCCTGATCACCACCTTCACCTCATTCGCCACCGCGGCCGACATCACGCTGAACGAGCTGTTCCTGGAGGCATTCCTGCCCGCCGACGCGCAGACCGCCGCCATCCTCCGCGCCCGCGCCGAACGCAGGTCCGACGCAGCGCTGCTGAATTGA
- a CDS encoding FAD-dependent oxidoreductase codes for MSVVRTALVIGGGVAGPVTATALHLAGIEARVYEAYPGPAFGIGSNLALAPNGVAALDVIDAGDALRAVATPISHGLMVLGDRRMPMPQSAEFGFEPLRAVDRSDLHQLLHDRAVAEGVTFEYNKRLVRVDEHPEGVTAHFADGSTATADVLIGADGIRSTVRTLIDPKAPGAGYTGMVGFAVYLDSSGIELEPETVYFTYGKNAYYLYWLHGNGKISWGINLPHEYMTLTEARSVPAEHWLRRLRETYGEDYPAGEFVRRTTAENLQTQGALHIMPPVPNWYRGRMVLVGDAVHAPSNSSGQGASLAIESSIQLARCLRDFADPESAFAAYVELRRNRVEGIAARAAKINHSKTPGMVAKKIMPMFMPLAMKMMNIEKTMRTEQGYRIDWDVPVQRELAAA; via the coding sequence ATGTCCGTTGTAAGAACTGCGCTGGTCATCGGCGGCGGCGTCGCCGGACCGGTCACCGCGACCGCGCTGCACCTGGCCGGTATCGAGGCCCGGGTGTACGAGGCATATCCCGGACCGGCCTTCGGTATCGGCAGCAATCTCGCGCTGGCCCCGAATGGCGTTGCGGCACTTGACGTCATCGACGCGGGGGATGCGTTGCGTGCGGTCGCGACACCGATCTCGCACGGGCTCATGGTCCTCGGCGACCGGCGTATGCCGATGCCGCAGAGCGCCGAATTCGGCTTCGAACCGCTGCGCGCGGTCGATCGCAGCGATCTGCATCAACTGCTGCACGACCGCGCGGTCGCCGAGGGCGTGACCTTCGAGTACAACAAGCGGCTGGTGCGGGTGGACGAGCATCCGGAGGGTGTCACCGCACACTTCGCCGACGGCAGCACCGCCACCGCCGACGTGCTGATCGGCGCCGACGGCATCCGTTCGACGGTGCGCACCCTGATCGATCCGAAGGCGCCCGGCGCCGGATACACCGGCATGGTCGGGTTCGCCGTATACCTCGACAGCAGCGGGATCGAGCTCGAGCCGGAGACCGTGTACTTCACCTACGGCAAGAACGCCTACTACCTGTACTGGTTGCACGGGAACGGCAAGATCTCCTGGGGTATCAACCTGCCGCACGAGTACATGACGCTGACCGAGGCCAGGTCGGTCCCGGCCGAGCACTGGCTGCGCCGGCTCCGCGAGACCTACGGCGAGGACTATCCCGCAGGTGAATTCGTAAGGCGCACAACGGCGGAGAACCTGCAGACGCAGGGCGCGCTGCACATCATGCCGCCGGTGCCGAACTGGTACCGCGGCCGCATGGTGCTGGTGGGCGACGCGGTGCACGCGCCGTCCAACAGTTCCGGTCAGGGTGCGTCGCTGGCGATCGAGAGCTCCATCCAACTGGCCCGCTGCCTGCGCGATTTCGCCGATCCGGAGTCGGCCTTCGCGGCCTATGTCGAGCTGCGGCGAAACAGGGTGGAGGGCATCGCGGCGCGGGCCGCGAAGATCAACCACAGCAAGACGCCGGGGATGGTCGCCAAGAAGATCATGCCGATGTTCATGCCGCTGGCGATGAAGATGATGAACATCGAGAAGACCATGCGGACCGAACAGGGTTACCGCATCGACTGGGACGTCCCAGTACAGCGGGAACTGGCCGCGGCCTGA
- a CDS encoding LysR family transcriptional regulator — protein sequence MSDRDSDGSPDLNQLRTFLAVHRAGSITAGARLIGLSQPTVTAQLQVLEKRLGYRLFERLPRGVAPTAAADELAARVAEPLDLLELAVGGRRAAPAGQPPVRLGGPAEMLAVQAVPALAPLVSDGVRLHVTAGLSEELLIELRAGELDLVVSTVRPRGRAVVAEPLSDEEFVLVAAPETAQRVDRARLSREGPAVLADLPLVSYAPDMPILRRYWRHVFGVRLTRSAAVVVADLRAVRSAVVAGGGISVLPRYLCADELSCGALVPLLEPEDPPINTGFLVRRPGTVVRPHVELVARRLLAAGRTW from the coding sequence GTGTCCGATAGGGATTCCGATGGCAGTCCGGATCTGAACCAACTGCGCACCTTCCTCGCCGTCCACCGCGCCGGTTCGATCACCGCGGGCGCGCGGCTGATCGGGCTCTCCCAACCCACGGTGACCGCCCAGCTGCAGGTGCTGGAGAAGCGGCTCGGCTATCGGCTGTTCGAACGGCTGCCGCGCGGGGTCGCGCCGACGGCGGCGGCCGACGAATTGGCCGCGCGGGTGGCCGAACCGCTCGATCTGCTCGAGCTCGCGGTGGGCGGCCGGCGGGCCGCACCGGCCGGGCAACCGCCGGTGCGGCTCGGTGGTCCCGCGGAAATGCTTGCGGTGCAAGCCGTTCCGGCGCTCGCCCCGCTCGTTTCGGACGGCGTTCGGTTGCACGTCACGGCCGGATTGTCGGAGGAACTGCTGATCGAGCTGCGGGCGGGCGAACTCGATCTGGTGGTGTCGACGGTCCGGCCGCGCGGGCGGGCCGTCGTCGCGGAACCGCTCAGCGACGAGGAATTCGTGCTGGTGGCCGCGCCCGAGACGGCGCAGCGGGTCGATCGCGCGCGGCTGAGCCGGGAGGGACCCGCGGTGCTGGCTGATCTTCCGCTGGTGAGCTATGCGCCGGATATGCCGATACTGCGGCGGTATTGGCGGCATGTGTTCGGCGTGCGGCTCACCCGTTCCGCGGCCGTCGTGGTCGCGGATCTGCGGGCGGTGCGGTCGGCGGTTGTCGCGGGCGGCGGGATCAGTGTGCTGCCGCGTTATCTGTGCGCGGACGAATTATCTTGCGGCGCACTGGTTCCGCTGCTGGAGCCGGAGGATCCGCCGATCAATACCGGATTCCTGGTGCGGCGGCCGGGCACCGTTGTGCGCCCGCATGTGGAGCTGGTCGCGCGGCGGCTGCTCGCGGCCGGGCGCACCTGGTGA
- a CDS encoding HNH endonuclease family protein translates to MAVLITVVYALVEARKDTEGPAPRTPDTAISGREITDLLTKLAVAPENPMTGYSREKFPHWDLNKPEHGFGAEFAQYAKCTTRDVMLLRDATGSVRLDPKTCELSIGRGGGWRDQYGVIDRKTGQVGPYKWITDPSGVDAEHIVPLAEAWRSGADARDDDTRRRIANDALNLVASDPSANRSKGDQDAANYLPPGNFRCAYVGRYVQVKVKYALKIDSAEQTALRAAVDDCVKRGAFK, encoded by the coding sequence TTGGCCGTCCTCATAACCGTCGTCTACGCCCTCGTCGAAGCGCGCAAGGACACCGAGGGCCCGGCGCCCCGCACCCCGGACACCGCGATCTCCGGCCGAGAGATCACCGACCTGCTGACCAAACTCGCTGTCGCGCCGGAGAATCCGATGACCGGCTACAGCAGGGAGAAGTTCCCGCACTGGGATCTCAACAAGCCGGAGCACGGATTCGGCGCCGAATTCGCGCAGTACGCCAAGTGCACCACCCGCGACGTGATGCTGCTGCGCGATGCCACCGGCTCGGTCCGACTGGATCCGAAGACCTGCGAGCTGTCGATCGGCCGCGGCGGAGGTTGGCGCGACCAGTACGGCGTCATCGACCGCAAGACCGGCCAGGTGGGGCCGTACAAGTGGATCACCGACCCGTCCGGCGTCGACGCCGAACACATTGTCCCGCTGGCGGAGGCGTGGCGTTCCGGCGCCGACGCCCGCGACGACGACACCCGCCGCCGGATCGCCAACGACGCACTCAACCTCGTCGCCTCCGATCCGTCGGCCAACAGATCGAAGGGTGACCAGGACGCGGCGAACTACCTGCCGCCGGGCAACTTCCGGTGTGCCTATGTCGGCCGGTATGTCCAGGTCAAAGTAAAATACGCGCTGAAGATCGACTCCGCCGAACAGACCGCGCTGCGTGCCGCGGTCGACGATTGCGTCAAGCGAGGAGCGTTCAAATAG
- a CDS encoding PadR family transcriptional regulator yields the protein MAKKRKVNNLMALAVLGVVIMRPMHRYEIATMLKAFGKDRDMGVKWGSLYTVVDNLRKAGFLEIVGSERAGARPERTIYQITEAGRAELFDWTREVIAEPEPEQLRFVAGLSLLSTIPPDDVIDLLGSRIEALRRAIEAETAEVDQLLRDDLPRLFLVENQYRIAMLEAEANWAEALRKELVDGSFPGVDQWRQFHVDGLPPPEVIQQAERSFAAERDSS from the coding sequence ATGGCCAAGAAGCGCAAGGTCAACAATCTGATGGCGCTCGCGGTACTGGGCGTCGTGATCATGCGGCCGATGCACCGATACGAGATCGCGACCATGCTCAAAGCGTTCGGCAAAGACCGCGATATGGGCGTCAAATGGGGTTCGCTCTACACCGTTGTCGACAACCTCCGCAAGGCGGGTTTCCTGGAAATCGTCGGCAGCGAGCGGGCGGGCGCCCGGCCGGAACGGACGATCTACCAGATCACCGAGGCAGGGCGCGCCGAACTCTTCGATTGGACCAGGGAAGTGATCGCCGAGCCCGAACCGGAACAGCTCCGGTTCGTCGCGGGACTGTCGCTGCTCAGCACCATCCCGCCGGACGATGTGATCGACCTGCTCGGCAGCCGGATCGAGGCGCTGCGCCGCGCCATCGAGGCCGAGACCGCGGAGGTCGACCAGCTGCTGCGAGACGATCTGCCGAGGCTGTTCCTCGTCGAAAACCAATACCGGATAGCGATGTTGGAGGCCGAAGCGAACTGGGCCGAGGCACTGCGGAAGGAACTGGTCGACGGCAGCTTCCCCGGTGTCGACCAGTGGCGGCAGTTCCATGTCGACGGCTTACCGCCGCCAGAGGTGATCCAGCAAGCGGAAAGGAGTTTCGCCGCGGAGCGGGATAGCTCCTGA
- a CDS encoding zinc-dependent alcohol dehydrogenase family protein codes for MKGVAYHLEPLRDLAGLSIRPQARPEPGPHQVVIEVRAASLNRRDLMLLDGTYPLPAEPGIVPLSDGVGVVVAVGEKVTRAALGDRVTATYYPHYIDGPQRLAHVRQQYGANFNGMLATYALLEEDSVVHVPEYLTDAEAASLTCAGVVSWAALTKPVPVRPDESVLTVGTGTVAIFAAQFGKLLGGRVISITSTERKAERLRKLGVDEVVVRAEHPDWEQRVLELTGGDGVDHVVDAVGGSTVAKSVRSGAYNARITMIGAMPTGENATGGDLFGDKYLSIRKIAVGSRADFEAMNVAMTEHRMRPVIDREFSFDEAVEAYRYFRDENPFGKVIVTM; via the coding sequence ATGAAAGGCGTTGCGTATCACCTCGAACCGCTGCGCGACCTCGCGGGACTGAGCATCCGGCCGCAGGCGCGGCCGGAGCCGGGGCCGCACCAGGTGGTGATCGAGGTGCGGGCCGCCAGCCTCAACCGGCGGGATCTGATGTTGCTGGACGGCACCTATCCGCTGCCCGCCGAGCCGGGAATCGTCCCGCTGTCGGATGGTGTCGGGGTGGTTGTCGCGGTGGGCGAGAAGGTGACTCGGGCCGCGCTCGGCGATCGGGTCACTGCGACCTACTACCCGCACTACATCGACGGACCACAGCGGCTGGCACACGTTCGTCAGCAGTACGGCGCCAACTTCAACGGCATGCTCGCCACTTACGCACTGCTGGAAGAGGATTCGGTGGTGCACGTGCCGGAATACCTCACCGATGCGGAGGCGGCGTCGCTGACCTGTGCCGGTGTCGTGTCCTGGGCCGCGCTCACCAAACCGGTTCCGGTGCGGCCCGATGAGTCGGTGCTGACCGTCGGCACCGGAACCGTCGCGATCTTCGCCGCGCAATTCGGCAAACTCCTTGGCGGGCGGGTTATTTCGATAACCTCGACCGAGCGCAAGGCCGAGCGGCTGCGCAAGCTCGGCGTCGACGAGGTGGTGGTGCGGGCCGAGCATCCGGACTGGGAACAGCGGGTGCTGGAGCTCACCGGTGGCGACGGCGTCGATCATGTGGTGGACGCGGTGGGCGGGTCGACGGTGGCGAAATCGGTGCGGTCGGGCGCGTACAACGCGCGGATCACCATGATCGGCGCCATGCCGACCGGCGAAAACGCCACCGGCGGTGACCTGTTCGGCGACAAATACCTCTCGATCAGGAAGATCGCGGTCGGCAGCCGCGCCGATTTCGAGGCCATGAATGTCGCGATGACCGAGCATCGGATGCGTCCGGTCATCGATCGGGAGTTCTCGTTCGACGAGGCGGTCGAGGCCTATCGCTACTTCCGTGACGAGAATCCGTTCGGCAAGGTGATCGTCACGATGTGA
- a CDS encoding FAD-dependent oxidoreductase, translated as MSKTRSAIVIGGGIAGPVTATALHKAGIEARIYESYPHESLGVGGGLGLAANGIAALDVIGAGEAFRAVSEPARRQFMVLGGKQIELPPVDGIEPLRSVTRSDLYRVLHERAADAGVPIEYGKRIEGVEEHDARVTAHFTDGSTATADVLIGADGIHSTVRTLIDPQAPGPNYTGMLAFGAAVDVDVDVEPESMYFVFGKKAYYLYWSTADGKIVWAVNLPHREYLTLAQANAKPAEHWLRLIREFYGDDTPGGEFARATTAENLITIGGLHIMPSVPHWYRGRMALVGDAVHAPSNSTGQGASLAIESAVQLARCLRDLPDAASAFAAYERLRRGRVEKIAARGAQVNHQKTMGPIARMVMPKVMPIMMRMASVQKVTRDEQNYRIDWDAPVQRELAA; from the coding sequence ATGTCCAAAACACGTTCCGCGATCGTCATCGGCGGCGGGATCGCCGGACCCGTCACCGCGACCGCCCTGCACAAGGCGGGCATCGAGGCGCGGATCTACGAGAGTTACCCGCACGAATCGCTCGGCGTCGGCGGCGGGCTCGGGCTTGCCGCCAATGGCATTGCGGCACTTGATGTCATCGGCGCAGGCGAGGCCTTCCGGGCGGTGTCGGAACCGGCGCGGCGGCAATTCATGGTGCTGGGCGGCAAGCAAATCGAATTGCCGCCGGTCGACGGGATCGAACCGCTGCGATCGGTCACCCGCAGCGACCTGTACCGGGTACTGCACGAGCGGGCGGCGGATGCGGGTGTGCCGATCGAATACGGCAAACGCATCGAAGGCGTCGAGGAGCACGACGCGAGGGTCACCGCGCACTTCACCGACGGCAGCACGGCCACCGCCGATGTGCTCATCGGCGCGGACGGCATCCACTCGACCGTGCGGACGCTGATCGATCCGCAGGCGCCGGGGCCGAACTACACCGGCATGCTCGCATTCGGCGCCGCCGTCGATGTCGACGTCGATGTGGAGCCGGAGAGCATGTACTTCGTATTCGGCAAGAAGGCGTACTACCTGTACTGGTCGACGGCCGACGGCAAGATCGTCTGGGCCGTCAACCTGCCGCACCGGGAGTACCTGACCTTGGCCCAGGCCAATGCGAAACCCGCCGAACACTGGCTGCGGTTGATCCGGGAGTTCTACGGCGATGACACGCCCGGTGGTGAATTCGCCCGTGCCACAACGGCGGAGAACCTGATCACCATCGGCGGCCTGCACATCATGCCGTCGGTGCCGCACTGGTACCGGGGCCGGATGGCGCTGGTGGGCGATGCGGTGCACGCGCCGTCCAACAGCACGGGGCAGGGCGCGTCGCTGGCCATCGAGAGCGCCGTCCAGCTGGCTCGGTGCCTGCGCGACCTGCCGGACGCCGCCTCGGCATTCGCCGCCTACGAGCGGCTGCGCCGGGGCCGGGTGGAGAAGATCGCCGCCCGCGGTGCGCAGGTGAATCATCAGAAGACGATGGGACCAATCGCCAGGATGGTGATGCCGAAGGTCATGCCGATCATGATGCGGATGGCCAGCGTGCAGAAGGTGACGCGGGATGAGCAGAACTATCGGATCGACTGGGATGCGCCCGTGCAGCGGGAACTGGCGGCTTGA